The proteins below come from a single Hyphomicrobium denitrificans ATCC 51888 genomic window:
- the kdsA gene encoding 3-deoxy-8-phosphooctulonate synthase encodes MTHHETLKPASQVRAGNVLFANDAPISVLAGPCQMESRAHALETAAALAEAAKNLGIGLVYKSSFDKANRTSLSGRRGIGLDAALPIFAEIRERFGLPVVTDVHETEQCARVAEVVDVLQIPAFLCRQTDLLIAAATTGRVIKIKKGQFLAPWDMKNVVAKVTGSGNPNVLVTERGSSFGYNTLVVDMRALPQMAETGAPVIFDATHAVQQPGGQGTSSGGDRRFVPVLARAAVAAGVAGLFIETHPDPDHAPSDGPNMVPLKDFAALISELQAIDRVVKKKSASQA; translated from the coding sequence ATGACACATCATGAAACGCTGAAGCCAGCGTCGCAGGTTCGCGCAGGCAACGTCCTCTTCGCCAACGATGCTCCAATCTCGGTGCTCGCCGGGCCTTGCCAGATGGAAAGCCGGGCGCATGCCCTGGAGACGGCGGCGGCTCTGGCCGAGGCTGCAAAGAACCTCGGGATCGGTCTCGTCTACAAATCATCCTTCGACAAGGCGAACCGGACTTCGCTTTCCGGGCGTCGTGGCATCGGCTTGGACGCGGCGCTGCCGATATTCGCGGAGATCCGTGAGCGTTTCGGATTGCCGGTTGTGACCGACGTGCACGAGACGGAGCAATGCGCACGCGTTGCGGAAGTCGTGGATGTTCTGCAGATCCCCGCGTTTCTATGCCGGCAGACGGACCTGCTGATCGCCGCCGCCACGACGGGCCGCGTCATCAAGATCAAGAAGGGTCAGTTTCTCGCGCCCTGGGACATGAAGAACGTCGTCGCGAAAGTCACCGGTTCGGGAAATCCAAACGTGCTGGTCACCGAACGCGGCTCGAGCTTCGGCTATAACACGCTCGTCGTCGACATGCGGGCGTTGCCGCAGATGGCGGAGACGGGCGCGCCGGTCATTTTCGATGCGACGCATGCGGTGCAGCAGCCGGGCGGGCAGGGGACATCGTCGGGCGGTGACAGACGGTTCGTGCCCGTGCTGGCGCGTGCGGCGGTTGCGGCGGGCGTGGCGGGTCTTTTCATCGAGACGCATCCGGACCCGGACCATGCGCCGTCCGATGGACCCAACATGGTGCCGCTCAAGGATTTCGCAGCGCTCATCTCTGAGCTTCAGGCGATCGATCGGGTCGTGAAGAAAAAGAGCGCGAGCCAGGCTTGA
- a CDS encoding ABC transporter ATP-binding protein, which yields MTTTMADPKPASADTSRTPALVVDGVSHSFGDKKVLDNVSLTVEPGAFVMLLGLNGAGKSTLFSLITRLYDNVTGEIEICGYDVRRKPSQALQRLGVVFQSRTLDIDLTLTQNLKYHAALHGFSNREATERARLALELVGLADRGNEKVRALSGGQLRRVEIARSMMHRPDLLLLDEPTVGLDLGSREGVIKIVRDLVAREHLGVLWATHLMDEVLRTDQVIVLHKGVVLFSGGVPQLLSQTGTSSVREAFRAITGTKAPFEEAA from the coding sequence ATGACGACGACAATGGCAGATCCGAAACCGGCTTCGGCTGACACCAGCCGGACGCCGGCGCTCGTCGTCGACGGCGTCAGCCATAGTTTCGGCGACAAGAAAGTCCTCGACAACGTCTCGCTGACCGTGGAGCCCGGCGCGTTCGTCATGCTTCTGGGACTGAACGGCGCCGGAAAATCGACGCTGTTCTCGCTCATCACCCGCCTCTACGACAACGTCACCGGCGAGATCGAAATCTGCGGCTACGACGTGCGTCGCAAGCCCTCGCAGGCCTTGCAGCGCTTAGGCGTCGTCTTTCAAAGCCGCACGCTCGACATCGATCTGACGCTGACGCAGAATCTGAAATATCACGCCGCGCTGCACGGCTTTTCCAATCGCGAGGCAACGGAACGCGCGCGCCTCGCACTCGAACTCGTCGGCCTCGCAGATCGCGGCAATGAAAAAGTCCGCGCTCTCTCGGGCGGCCAGCTCCGCCGCGTCGAGATCGCCCGCTCGATGATGCATCGGCCTGACTTGCTCTTGCTCGACGAGCCGACAGTCGGCCTCGACCTCGGCTCGCGCGAGGGCGTCATCAAAATCGTCCGCGATCTCGTGGCCAGGGAACACCTGGGCGTACTATGGGCGACGCATCTCATGGACGAAGTCCTGCGCACGGACCAGGTCATCGTCCTGCATAAAGGCGTCGTTCTTTTCAGCGGCGGTGTTCCGCAACTTCTCTCGCAAACTGGCACCAGCAGCGTGCGCGAGGCGTTTCGCGCTATCACCGGTACCAAGGCTCCGTTCGAGGAGGCCGCTTGA
- a CDS encoding CTP synthase, protein MQRYIFITGGVVSSLGKGLASAALGALLQARGYSVRLKKLDPYLNVDPGTMSPYQHGEVFVTDDGAETDLDLGHYERFTGVPAKKSDNVTTGRIYQDILAKERRGDFLGGTVQVIPHVTDAIKSFVLSGNEDVDFVLVEIGGTVGDIEGLPFFEAIRQLGNELPRGASVFIHLTLMPYIPSAGELKTKPTQHSVKELRSIGIQPDILLCRSDRDIPVGERKKIALFCNVRPEAVIQALDVASIYDVPLAYHREGLDREVLAAFGITGAPKPDLVRWETISRGIAQPEGEVTIAIVGKYTGLKDAYKSLNEALVHGGIANRVKVNLEWIESEIFEREDPAPYLEGLNGILVPGGFGERGSEGKVLAAKFARERGVPYFGICFGMQMACLEAARNLANIHDASSTEFGETNQPVVAMMTEWMRGNELEERRQGGELGGTMRLGAYAAELQPGSHIAKVYGSTTISERHRHRYEVNMRYRDALERAGLRFAGLSPDGLLPETVEYPDHPWFIGVQYHPELKSRPFDPHPLFASFIAAAVEQSRLV, encoded by the coding sequence ATGCAACGGTATATCTTCATCACCGGCGGCGTGGTCTCCTCCCTTGGAAAAGGTCTCGCTTCCGCCGCCCTTGGCGCGCTTCTTCAGGCGCGTGGTTATTCGGTCCGGCTCAAGAAGCTTGATCCCTACTTGAATGTCGATCCGGGCACGATGAGCCCGTATCAGCATGGGGAGGTTTTCGTCACCGATGACGGTGCCGAGACGGACCTCGACCTCGGCCATTATGAGCGGTTCACGGGCGTTCCGGCCAAAAAGTCGGATAACGTCACGACGGGGCGCATCTATCAGGACATTCTCGCCAAGGAGCGGCGGGGCGATTTTCTCGGCGGCACCGTGCAGGTCATTCCGCACGTCACCGACGCGATCAAAAGCTTCGTGCTCTCGGGCAACGAGGACGTGGATTTCGTGCTCGTCGAAATCGGCGGCACGGTCGGCGACATCGAGGGCCTGCCGTTCTTCGAAGCGATCCGCCAGCTCGGCAATGAGCTTCCGCGCGGCGCGTCGGTGTTCATCCACCTGACGCTGATGCCCTACATTCCGTCCGCCGGCGAATTGAAGACCAAGCCGACGCAGCATTCGGTCAAGGAGTTGCGCTCGATCGGCATCCAGCCCGATATTCTGCTTTGCCGTTCCGATCGCGATATTCCGGTCGGCGAGCGCAAGAAGATCGCGCTGTTCTGCAACGTCCGCCCCGAGGCCGTCATTCAGGCGCTCGACGTCGCGTCGATCTATGACGTGCCGCTGGCATATCACCGCGAAGGGCTCGACCGCGAAGTGCTCGCGGCGTTCGGCATCACAGGTGCTCCGAAGCCCGATCTCGTGCGGTGGGAGACGATTTCGCGCGGCATCGCGCAGCCCGAGGGCGAGGTCACGATCGCCATCGTCGGCAAGTACACAGGGCTCAAGGACGCTTATAAATCGCTGAACGAGGCGCTCGTTCACGGCGGCATCGCCAACCGGGTCAAGGTCAACCTCGAGTGGATCGAAAGCGAGATCTTCGAGCGTGAAGACCCGGCGCCCTATCTCGAAGGGCTCAACGGCATTCTCGTGCCGGGCGGGTTCGGCGAACGTGGGTCGGAAGGCAAGGTGCTGGCGGCGAAATTCGCGCGTGAGCGCGGTGTGCCTTACTTCGGCATCTGCTTCGGAATGCAGATGGCGTGTCTCGAAGCGGCGCGCAATCTGGCGAACATCCACGACGCAAGCTCGACCGAGTTCGGTGAAACGAACCAGCCCGTCGTTGCGATGATGACGGAATGGATGCGCGGCAACGAACTCGAGGAGCGCCGCCAGGGCGGAGAGCTCGGTGGCACGATGCGCCTAGGCGCTTATGCGGCGGAACTCCAACCGGGCAGTCATATCGCCAAAGTCTACGGATCGACGACGATCTCCGAGCGGCACCGCCACCGCTATGAAGTCAACATGCGCTATCGCGATGCGCTGGAGCGTGCGGGCTTGCGGTTTGCCGGTCTATCGCCGGACGGATTGCTGCCTGAAACGGTCGAGTATCCGGATCATCCATGGTTCATCGGCGTGCAGTATCACCCGGAACTCAAGTCGCGGCCGTTCGATCCGCATCCGCTGTTCGCGAGCTTCATCGCGGCGGCCGTAGAGCAGAGCCGGCTGGTCTAA
- the tpiA gene encoding triose-phosphate isomerase has protein sequence MAGQGHSIRPLVAGNWKMNGLKGSLAEAVGVRDALAGPLASISADVMIAPPATLIAPLAEISAGSRLAVAAQDCHAKASGAHTGDVAAEMLKDAGAAAVILGHSERRADHGETNAEVKAKAAAAHRAGLIAIVCIGETQGERAAGATLKVVSRQLKNSLPEGATAANTVVAYEPVWAIGTGLTPTPADVEQVHAAIRRDLSEVTGAEGANIRILYGGSVKPDNATELMAIPNVNGALVGGASLKASDFLAILRAYEGR, from the coding sequence ATGGCAGGGCAAGGACACTCTATTCGGCCGCTCGTTGCCGGCAACTGGAAGATGAACGGTCTTAAGGGAAGCCTCGCCGAAGCCGTGGGCGTTCGGGACGCGCTCGCCGGTCCGTTAGCCTCGATCTCCGCCGATGTCATGATCGCCCCACCGGCAACGCTCATCGCGCCGCTCGCTGAGATTTCAGCCGGATCTCGTCTGGCGGTCGCGGCGCAAGATTGTCATGCGAAAGCTTCAGGCGCGCATACCGGTGACGTTGCAGCGGAGATGCTCAAGGACGCGGGCGCGGCGGCTGTCATCCTCGGCCATTCGGAGCGCCGGGCGGATCACGGCGAGACGAATGCCGAAGTCAAAGCAAAAGCCGCTGCCGCGCATCGCGCGGGCCTGATCGCGATCGTCTGTATTGGGGAGACGCAGGGTGAGCGGGCTGCCGGGGCGACGCTAAAAGTCGTGTCGCGGCAACTCAAGAATTCGCTGCCTGAGGGCGCGACCGCCGCGAATACCGTCGTTGCGTACGAACCCGTGTGGGCGATCGGCACCGGGCTGACGCCGACGCCTGCCGACGTCGAACAGGTCCATGCCGCCATCCGGCGCGATCTTTCGGAAGTCACCGGCGCGGAAGGGGCGAACATCCGCATTCTTTACGGCGGCTCCGTCAAACCGGATAATGCTACGGAGCTGATGGCGATTCCCAATGTCAACGGCGCGCTCGTCGGCGGGGCGAGTTTGAAAGCCAGTGATTTTCTGGCCATACTTCGGGCTTATGAGGGCCGATGA
- a CDS encoding anthranilate synthase component II: MLILIDNYDSFTYNLVHYLGELGAESVVIRNDKVSADEVLEKKPQAIVLSPGPCTPNEAGVCLDLIKKAGSKIPLLGVCLGHQAIGQAYGGKVVRAPVPMHGKLSTITNTGKGIFKGLPKQFDITRYHSLIVERTTLPDCLEVTAETDDGIIMGLQHKTHPVHGVQFHPESIASQQGHALLANFLALAGFTPKSRKAA, from the coding sequence ATGCTGATTCTGATCGATAACTACGACAGCTTCACGTACAATCTCGTGCACTATCTAGGCGAGCTTGGCGCCGAAAGCGTCGTGATCCGGAACGACAAGGTCTCGGCCGACGAGGTCCTCGAAAAGAAGCCGCAGGCAATCGTCCTTTCTCCAGGACCGTGCACGCCGAACGAAGCGGGCGTTTGCCTCGATCTCATCAAAAAGGCCGGTTCGAAAATTCCGCTGCTCGGCGTCTGCCTTGGTCATCAGGCCATCGGACAGGCTTACGGCGGCAAGGTCGTCCGCGCCCCGGTGCCAATGCACGGCAAGCTTTCGACGATCACCAACACCGGCAAGGGCATCTTCAAGGGCCTGCCGAAACAATTCGACATCACCCGCTACCATTCGCTGATCGTCGAACGCACAACGCTGCCGGATTGCCTCGAGGTGACCGCCGAAACCGACGACGGCATCATCATGGGATTGCAGCACAAGACGCATCCCGTGCACGGCGTCCAGTTCCATCCGGAAAGCATCGCTTCGCAGCAGGGCCACGCGCTGCTCGCAAACTTCCTCGCGCTGGCGGGTTTCACGCCGAAAAGCCGTAAGGCGGCCTGA
- a CDS encoding ABC transporter permease, with protein MATSAFSTAASESLAETNFAARRRLGISGYVACFKGIVWREILRYLHQRERFLSALVRPLIWLFIFAAGFRQTLGVSIIPPYETYVLYEEFIAPGLIAMILLFNAMQSSLSMVYDRETGTMRTLLVSPFPRSFLLLSKLLGGVSVALLQAFAFLFVAYWWGIQPPPITEVKLFTFFDPPSWAGNVIPAMGDPIVYTLFSVPDFLQPALGYIAVVPAIVLGGLMLGALALFISSVIKQLENFAGVMNFVIFPMFFASSALYPLWRIREASPLLYEICRLNPFTYAVELVRFALYGQIDTISLAIVVACTVIFLGAAVFAYNPSKGLIARRGGPGGPA; from the coding sequence ATGGCAACGTCCGCCTTTTCGACCGCAGCATCCGAAAGCCTCGCGGAGACGAATTTCGCCGCGCGCCGCCGCCTCGGCATCAGCGGCTATGTGGCCTGCTTCAAGGGCATCGTCTGGCGCGAAATTCTTCGCTACCTACACCAGCGCGAACGCTTCCTCTCAGCACTCGTGCGCCCGCTGATCTGGCTGTTTATTTTTGCGGCCGGGTTTCGCCAGACGCTCGGTGTGTCGATCATTCCGCCCTATGAAACTTACGTCCTCTATGAGGAATTCATCGCTCCGGGCTTGATCGCGATGATCCTGCTTTTCAACGCGATGCAGTCGTCGCTGTCGATGGTCTACGACCGCGAAACGGGCACGATGCGAACCCTGCTCGTCAGTCCGTTCCCGCGCTCCTTCCTGTTGCTGTCGAAGCTTCTCGGCGGCGTTTCGGTTGCCTTGCTGCAAGCCTTTGCCTTCCTGTTCGTCGCCTATTGGTGGGGCATCCAGCCGCCGCCGATCACGGAAGTGAAGCTCTTCACCTTCTTCGATCCGCCAAGTTGGGCTGGCAACGTGATCCCGGCGATGGGCGACCCGATCGTCTACACGCTGTTCTCGGTTCCGGACTTCCTTCAGCCTGCCCTCGGCTACATCGCCGTCGTCCCGGCGATCGTGCTCGGAGGCCTGATGCTTGGCGCCCTGGCGCTGTTCATTTCATCGGTCATCAAGCAACTCGAAAACTTCGCGGGCGTGATGAACTTCGTCATCTTCCCGATGTTCTTCGCATCGTCCGCTCTCTACCCTCTTTGGCGCATTCGCGAGGCGAGCCCGCTTCTTTACGAAATCTGCCGCCTCAATCCTTTCACCTACGCGGTTGAACTGGTCCGCTTCGCGCTGTACGGACAGATCGACACGATTTCGCTTGCCATCGTCGTCGCCTGCACGGTGATTTTCCTCGGCGCGGCGGTGTTTGCCTACAATCCCTCGAAGGGCTTGATTGCTCGTCGGGGCGGACCGGGCGGTCCAGCATGA
- a CDS encoding SixA phosphatase family protein yields MLSLALLRHAKSSWDASDLDDFDRPLNERGRAAAPVMGEALREFPFAPEIILCSPAKRTRQTLHLIDPKLSEPRDDVVFEEQLYLTNAETLLDRLRRVPAPAKTVLMVGHNPGLHELALQLAGRGDAKSISRLEDKFPTASLAILTFPQTAWRDVGPASGYLEQFITPRDRA; encoded by the coding sequence ATGCTTTCTCTCGCACTCCTTCGTCATGCAAAATCGAGCTGGGACGCCAGCGACCTTGATGATTTCGACAGGCCGCTCAACGAACGCGGCCGAGCCGCCGCGCCCGTCATGGGTGAAGCGCTGCGCGAATTTCCGTTCGCACCCGAGATCATTCTCTGTTCTCCGGCCAAACGTACGCGCCAGACATTGCACCTCATCGATCCGAAATTGAGCGAGCCGCGCGACGATGTCGTGTTCGAGGAGCAGTTGTATCTAACGAACGCCGAGACACTTCTCGATCGCCTGCGCCGCGTCCCTGCGCCCGCCAAAACAGTCCTGATGGTCGGCCACAACCCCGGCCTGCACGAGCTTGCACTGCAGCTGGCCGGACGCGGCGACGCCAAATCGATATCGCGTCTCGAAGACAAATTTCCGACCGCCTCTCTGGCAATCCTGACGTTCCCGCAAACGGCCTGGCGCGATGTCGGCCCCGCGTCCGGATACCTCGAACAATTCATCACCCCGCGCGATCGCGCCTGA
- the trpE gene encoding anthranilate synthase component I, whose translation MSSAPSANDAGAGAATEVFPSRSDFAKAYENGTAQVVWTRLVADLETPVSAYLKLCDRRPMSFLLESIEGGSARGRYSVIGFSPDLVWTANGDTANINRTPMTDPAAFTPDDRPPLPSLRRLLAESAIALPETLPPMAAGIFGYMGYDTVRLIEQLPEMTPDALGVPDAILIRPTLMLIFDNVKDEMTLVTPARPAAGVSADDAYAAAIARLTATIESLDVPLQHGSSAAAAPATLHEPQSNTSAPEYMAMVAKAKEYIKAGDIFQVVLSQRFSAPFALPSFALYRALRRLNPSPFLFHLDFGSFQLVGSSPEILVRVRDGEVTIRPIAGTARRGANEAEDKALAAALLADPKERSEHLMLLDLGRNDVGRVATPGTVTVTDQFVIERYSHVMHIVSNVIGTLDEANHDAIDALMGGFPAGTVSGAPKVRAMEIIAELEKAKRGPYAGCVGYFSAGGEMDTCIVLRTAIVKDGMIHVQSGAGIVHDSIPENEQQECINKAKAVVRAAEEAVRFASKGTVTSGKIGTGSGNGGAFG comes from the coding sequence TTGTCGTCAGCGCCGTCGGCCAACGACGCAGGAGCCGGAGCCGCTACGGAGGTATTTCCCAGCCGCAGCGACTTCGCGAAGGCCTACGAAAACGGCACGGCGCAGGTCGTCTGGACGCGCCTCGTCGCCGATCTCGAAACGCCGGTTTCAGCTTACCTGAAACTTTGCGACCGGCGCCCCATGAGCTTCCTGCTCGAGTCGATCGAGGGCGGCTCGGCGCGCGGGCGTTACTCCGTCATCGGCTTTTCGCCCGACCTCGTCTGGACCGCCAACGGCGACACGGCGAACATCAACCGGACGCCGATGACCGATCCGGCCGCGTTCACTCCGGATGATCGACCGCCGCTGCCGTCGCTGCGCCGCCTGCTCGCCGAAAGCGCGATCGCATTGCCCGAAACCCTGCCGCCGATGGCAGCCGGGATCTTCGGCTACATGGGCTACGACACCGTTCGCCTGATCGAGCAGCTACCCGAGATGACGCCCGATGCCTTGGGCGTGCCCGACGCGATCCTCATTCGCCCGACGTTGATGCTCATCTTCGACAACGTGAAGGATGAGATGACGCTGGTGACGCCCGCGCGTCCCGCTGCCGGAGTCTCGGCCGACGATGCCTACGCAGCCGCGATCGCGCGTCTGACCGCCACAATCGAAAGCCTCGACGTGCCGTTGCAGCACGGATCGTCGGCAGCCGCTGCGCCCGCGACGCTTCATGAGCCGCAATCGAATACGAGCGCGCCGGAATACATGGCGATGGTTGCGAAAGCGAAGGAGTACATCAAGGCCGGGGACATCTTCCAGGTCGTGCTCTCGCAACGCTTCTCCGCGCCGTTCGCCTTGCCGTCGTTTGCGCTTTATCGCGCGCTCAGGCGACTGAACCCGTCGCCGTTTCTTTTCCATCTCGACTTCGGTTCGTTCCAGCTCGTCGGCTCCTCGCCCGAAATCCTCGTGCGCGTGCGCGATGGCGAGGTAACGATCCGCCCGATCGCGGGCACCGCCCGTCGCGGAGCCAACGAAGCCGAGGACAAGGCTCTCGCCGCGGCACTCCTCGCCGATCCGAAGGAACGCTCCGAGCATCTGATGCTGCTCGACCTCGGCCGCAACGACGTCGGCCGCGTCGCGACGCCGGGCACCGTCACGGTCACCGACCAATTCGTCATCGAGCGCTACAGCCACGTCATGCACATTGTCTCGAATGTCATCGGGACACTGGATGAAGCCAATCACGATGCGATCGACGCATTGATGGGCGGCTTCCCGGCTGGCACCGTATCGGGGGCGCCGAAAGTCCGCGCCATGGAAATCATCGCCGAACTCGAGAAGGCCAAGCGCGGCCCGTATGCGGGATGCGTCGGATACTTCTCCGCCGGTGGCGAGATGGACACCTGCATCGTGCTCAGAACGGCCATCGTGAAGGACGGCATGATTCACGTGCAGTCCGGCGCCGGCATCGTCCACGACAGCATTCCGGAGAACGAACAGCAGGAATGCATCAATAAGGCGAAAGCCGTCGTCAGAGCCGCCGAGGAAGCAGTGCGCTTCGCATCGAAGGGCACCGTGACGTCCGGCAAGATCGGAACCGGCAGCGGCAACGGCGGTGCGTTCGGCTGA
- a CDS encoding SurA N-terminal domain-containing protein codes for MLDAMRRGAQTPVAKLLFGLLCVSFAIWGVADVFQGWGRGFVAKVGHTEISAEEFRRSYQNELDRISRQSNQRLSAEQGHAFGLDRQVLAQMIAGAAIEAHADQLGLAISDKTLAEGIQADPNFQTDGKFNRQGFEGLLQQIGMSEQGFLNLRRKDELRGAIVSALIKGQTVPKPLLDEIHAYNQEKRVLEWVKIDPAAVTVAEPDEATLKKRYEDDKAKYMTPEYRKVQVLMLTPDDLKKSITITDDEIAKAYEADKDSFNTPEQRRVQQIAFKDRATAETALKALRDGTKSLADVAKETGAKDTDVDLGLITKKSLIDPKVADVAFSLEKDKYSDVIDGRFATVVVRVTQIEPGTTKTLADVKEQVRDKLANDKVHGNLQSKRDDVEDARLAGKTLKEVADQLQLTYKEIPATDVTGLGPDGKPVLETADIRKITARAFAPDTGDDSAIDLTNDGYAWVNVLSTDAPKQKAYDEVKDAVKQDYMSSEHHRLLDELAKKLTDKVNAGEPIASIEAEAKGKVEKTEPITRKTIPPSISQSMVAQAFALAKGKAGHGPSSDNTTEIVFRVAEVTPAAALTLTETDELTRRLEDELANQSLTEYTEALKKRFGASVNQAELKSAVGVTQE; via the coding sequence ATGCTCGACGCAATGAGACGCGGCGCCCAGACACCGGTCGCCAAGCTTCTGTTCGGACTTCTTTGCGTAAGCTTCGCAATCTGGGGCGTGGCGGACGTGTTCCAAGGCTGGGGACGCGGCTTCGTCGCCAAGGTCGGCCACACCGAAATTTCCGCGGAAGAATTTCGCCGCTCCTATCAGAACGAGCTGGATCGCATTTCACGCCAGTCGAATCAGCGGCTGAGCGCCGAGCAGGGGCATGCGTTCGGTCTCGATCGCCAGGTGCTGGCTCAGATGATCGCCGGCGCAGCCATCGAAGCGCACGCCGATCAGCTTGGGCTCGCGATTTCCGACAAGACACTCGCCGAAGGCATTCAGGCCGATCCGAATTTCCAGACCGACGGCAAGTTCAACAGACAGGGTTTCGAAGGCCTGCTGCAGCAGATCGGCATGAGCGAGCAGGGCTTCCTCAACCTCCGCCGCAAGGACGAACTGCGCGGTGCGATCGTCAGCGCCCTGATCAAAGGCCAGACGGTCCCGAAGCCGCTTCTTGATGAGATCCACGCTTACAATCAGGAGAAGCGCGTTCTCGAATGGGTGAAAATCGATCCCGCGGCCGTCACCGTCGCCGAGCCTGATGAGGCAACGCTCAAGAAGCGCTACGAAGACGACAAGGCGAAGTACATGACACCGGAATACCGCAAGGTGCAGGTGCTGATGCTGACGCCCGACGACCTCAAGAAGAGCATCACCATCACCGACGACGAAATCGCCAAGGCCTATGAGGCCGACAAGGACAGCTTCAACACGCCGGAGCAGCGCCGCGTCCAGCAGATCGCATTCAAGGACCGCGCGACGGCCGAAACGGCGCTGAAAGCGCTGCGCGACGGGACGAAGTCTTTAGCCGATGTCGCGAAGGAAACCGGCGCCAAGGATACCGATGTCGATCTCGGCCTTATCACCAAGAAATCCTTGATCGATCCGAAGGTCGCAGACGTGGCCTTTTCGCTCGAGAAAGACAAGTATTCGGACGTCATCGATGGACGTTTCGCGACCGTTGTCGTTCGCGTCACTCAGATCGAGCCGGGCACGACGAAAACACTCGCCGACGTCAAGGAACAGGTGCGCGACAAGCTCGCGAACGACAAAGTTCACGGCAATCTGCAGAGCAAACGCGACGACGTCGAGGATGCGCGTCTCGCCGGCAAAACGCTGAAAGAGGTCGCAGATCAGCTGCAGCTCACCTACAAGGAAATCCCGGCAACCGACGTCACCGGACTTGGGCCCGACGGCAAGCCTGTCCTCGAGACGGCCGACATCCGCAAAATCACCGCACGCGCCTTCGCACCCGACACCGGCGACGACTCGGCCATCGATCTCACGAACGACGGCTACGCATGGGTGAACGTGCTTTCGACGGACGCGCCGAAGCAGAAGGCGTACGACGAAGTCAAAGACGCGGTGAAGCAGGACTACATGTCCTCCGAGCATCACCGTCTGCTCGACGAGCTTGCCAAGAAGCTGACCGACAAGGTCAACGCCGGCGAGCCCATTGCCTCCATCGAAGCCGAGGCCAAAGGCAAGGTCGAAAAAACGGAACCGATCACCCGCAAGACGATCCCGCCAAGCATCAGCCAATCGATGGTGGCGCAGGCATTCGCGCTTGCAAAAGGCAAAGCCGGTCACGGCCCATCGAGCGACAATACGACCGAAATCGTGTTCCGCGTTGCCGAAGTCACGCCAGCCGCCGCGCTGACGTTGACGGAAACCGATGAGTTGACCCGCCGCCTCGAAGACGAGTTGGCCAATCAATCGCTCACCGAATACACCGAAGCCTTGAAGAAGCGCTTCGGAGCCTCGGTCAATCAGGCCGAGCTGAAGTCGGCCGTCGGCGTCACGCAAGAGTAG
- the pqqA gene encoding pyrroloquinoline quinone precursor peptide PqqA, whose amino-acid sequence MKVWTKPAVREQEVGLEVTSYLPAEIDLI is encoded by the coding sequence ATGAAAGTCTGGACGAAACCGGCAGTTCGCGAGCAGGAAGTTGGTCTCGAAGTCACGAGCTATCTCCCGGCTGAGATCGATCTGATCTAA
- the secG gene encoding preprotein translocase subunit SecG has translation MATVLLVIHLMISTALVGVVLLQKSEGGALGIGGSAGGGGGFLTGRGTANLLTRTTAALAAAFFVTSISLTLLARHSVNAGSVFDSTHPAGAPVTGPATPGESAPGRGGILDKLQPSGPAVPQNQ, from the coding sequence ATGGCCACCGTTCTCCTCGTCATTCATCTCATGATTTCCACGGCCTTGGTCGGTGTGGTCTTGCTGCAGAAATCCGAAGGCGGGGCGCTCGGCATCGGCGGTAGCGCTGGTGGCGGCGGCGGATTTCTTACCGGGCGCGGAACGGCGAACCTGCTGACGCGCACGACGGCGGCGCTCGCAGCCGCATTTTTCGTCACCAGCATCTCGTTGACGTTGCTGGCGCGGCATTCCGTAAATGCCGGCTCGGTATTCGATTCGACGCATCCGGCGGGCGCGCCTGTGACCGGCCCTGCGACGCCTGGCGAAAGCGCTCCTGGCCGTGGCGGCATCCTGGACAAGCTGCAGCCGTCGGGTCCGGCGGTTCCGCAGAACCAGTAA